In the genome of Deltaproteobacteria bacterium, one region contains:
- a CDS encoding magnesium transporter CorA family protein, with the protein MLVKYQLADGRAQAADNGLLWVFSNPDEAERRNLVNTYGIDEHTLNSALDPDELARVEYEPEHIAIICKRPKSYSHTDDFLFKVLSSGMFLFKDKLIVVISEEAPLIEGIRMPFKGSGSPIEAMLRILYRTIYHFLEHLRVITMMSDSLERRISESFDNRHLLNLFKLQKSLVYYVSAISSNTVAIEKLKNAAQRLGFTPEQQEFIDDIAIENQQCYRQAEISSNILASLMDARVSIVNNNLSVLMKTLNIITLSIMVPTFVVSAFSMNVKIPLQEYPWAFWAIMGLGIVSTIGFQLWGKFKLW; encoded by the coding sequence ATGCTCGTTAAGTATCAGCTTGCCGACGGCAGGGCACAAGCTGCCGACAATGGACTGCTTTGGGTGTTTTCTAATCCTGATGAGGCGGAACGCCGCAATCTAGTTAATACCTATGGTATTGACGAACATACCCTCAACTCTGCACTAGACCCTGACGAACTTGCGCGCGTTGAATATGAACCTGAGCATATTGCGATTATTTGCAAGCGGCCAAAAAGTTATTCGCATACCGATGATTTTCTTTTTAAGGTTCTTTCAAGCGGAATGTTTCTATTTAAGGACAAGCTTATCGTAGTAATAAGCGAAGAAGCTCCGCTGATTGAAGGAATTCGTATGCCTTTTAAAGGTTCAGGTTCGCCGATTGAGGCTATGTTGCGTATTCTCTATCGCACCATATATCATTTTTTAGAGCATTTGCGGGTTATCACGATGATGTCTGACTCGCTAGAACGTCGCATCAGCGAGTCTTTTGACAATCGGCATTTATTAAATTTATTTAAGCTGCAAAAAAGTTTAGTGTATTATGTTAGTGCTATTAGTTCTAACACTGTTGCTATTGAAAAATTAAAAAATGCTGCCCAGCGTTTAGGTTTTACCCCCGAGCAACAGGAGTTTATTGACGATATCGCCATCGAAAACCAGCAGTGCTACCGCCAAGCTGAAATTAGCTCTAACATTCTTGCCAGTCTTATGGACGCTAGAGTTTCTATTGTAAATAATAATCTTAGTGTCTTAATGAAGACTTTAAACATAATTACCTTATCAATTATGGTTCCGACCTTTGTAGTAAGTGCCTTTTCAATGAATGTGAAAATACCACTGCAAGAATACCCTTGGGCTTTTTGGGCCATTATGGGTCTTGGTATTGTTTCTACTATCGGTTTTCAGCTGTGGGGCAAATTTAAACTTTGGTGA
- a CDS encoding site-specific DNA-methyltransferase, with amino-acid sequence MRDIDAAVQRLPTHHNIYLNDARKLQFVEPNSVHLVVTSPPYWALKKYRDSEGQMGDIAEYETFVSELGKVWQHCFRALVPGGRLVIVVGDVCLSRRQNKGRHTVVPLHASIQEQCRHIGFDNLAPIIWHKIANAAYEANGNGAGFLGKPYEPNAVIKNDIEFILMQRKPGGYRSPSVATRILSLISADNHKKWFQQVLTGLTGASTKNHPAPYPLELAERLIRMFSFVGDTVLDPFLGTGITTVAAAKWGRNSIGSEIDSEYLDFAAKRINQETTTLFCQPIVIVHR; translated from the coding sequence ATGCGTGACATTGATGCTGCGGTTCAACGATTGCCTACTCATCACAATATTTATCTTAACGATGCCCGAAAGTTACAGTTTGTTGAGCCCAATTCTGTCCATCTTGTTGTTACATCTCCTCCATATTGGGCTTTAAAAAAGTATCGAGATTCAGAAGGGCAGATGGGAGATATTGCTGAATATGAAACTTTCGTTAGTGAGCTTGGTAAGGTTTGGCAACATTGCTTTAGAGCTCTTGTGCCTGGGGGCAGGTTGGTAATTGTAGTTGGAGATGTTTGCTTGTCTCGTCGACAAAATAAAGGACGTCATACTGTTGTTCCTCTTCATGCATCTATCCAAGAACAATGCAGGCATATTGGCTTTGACAATCTTGCTCCGATTATTTGGCACAAAATTGCCAATGCTGCCTATGAGGCAAATGGTAATGGAGCTGGTTTTTTGGGTAAACCCTATGAACCAAATGCGGTAATAAAAAACGATATTGAATTTATTTTAATGCAACGAAAACCTGGTGGCTACCGCAGTCCATCTGTTGCAACACGGATTTTAAGTCTCATTTCGGCGGACAATCATAAAAAATGGTTTCAACAAGTACTTACGGGTTTGACTGGGGCATCAACAAAAAACCACCCAGCACCATATCCACTAGAACTTGCTGAACGTCTCATTCGTATGTTTAGTTTTGTAGGAGATACAGTTCTTGATCCTTTTTTAGGTACTGGAATAACTACTGTAGCTGCTGCCAAATGGGGGCGAAATTCTATTGGTAGTGAAATCGATTCAGAATATTTAGATTTTGCGGCAAAACGAATCAACCAAGAAACTACAACGTTATTTTGCCAACCAATAGTTATTGTACATCGATAA
- the truB gene encoding tRNA pseudouridine(55) synthase TruB, with protein sequence MDGILVIDKPAGPTSHDVVSRLRYALKEKKVGHTGTLDPTATGVLPIVLGVATKVARYISCGDKTYRATIRLGITTDTLDAAGVVQSEQPVTVDEVQVRKVLESFIGEIEQVPPMYSAKKVDGKKLYELARKGIEVERKAKKVHIHRLEIISVALPELTIEVSCSAGTYVRVLARDVGERLGCGGHLELLTRISAGQFLLSEAITLQEAIDDPNVVKQKIIPISKALTVLPKLILPKHVAKMVQDGFQLTVAQLRTLDTPNFSSDETIGLWLDSGEIIAIAKTLMPANELAVSRRDRQALKTERVLLQKR encoded by the coding sequence ATGGACGGCATCCTCGTTATCGATAAACCGGCTGGCCCAACTTCTCATGATGTTGTAAGTCGCCTTCGTTATGCCTTAAAAGAAAAGAAAGTGGGACATACAGGTACTCTTGATCCAACTGCAACTGGTGTATTGCCAATAGTACTTGGTGTCGCAACTAAAGTCGCGCGTTATATTTCGTGTGGGGATAAGACCTATCGTGCAACCATAAGACTGGGTATTACCACTGATACTCTCGATGCTGCAGGAGTGGTACAGAGTGAGCAACCAGTAACTGTTGATGAAGTACAAGTGCGCAAAGTACTTGAAAGTTTTATTGGTGAAATCGAACAAGTTCCACCAATGTATTCAGCAAAAAAGGTTGATGGTAAAAAGTTATATGAACTTGCTCGTAAAGGTATTGAAGTTGAGCGCAAAGCTAAAAAGGTTCATATCCATCGACTTGAAATAATCTCAGTTGCCTTACCAGAATTAACTATCGAAGTTAGTTGCTCAGCAGGCACCTATGTACGAGTTTTAGCGCGCGATGTCGGTGAACGTCTTGGTTGTGGCGGGCATCTTGAATTGCTAACACGTATTTCGGCTGGTCAATTCTTATTAAGTGAAGCAATTACCTTGCAAGAAGCCATTGATGACCCAAATGTGGTAAAACAAAAAATTATTCCGATTAGTAAAGCACTAACCGTATTACCTAAGCTTATCTTGCCTAAACATGTGGCAAAAATGGTACAAGATGGTTTTCAGCTTACGGTGGCGCAGCTACGTACGCTTGATACCCCTAATTTTAGTAGTGATGAGACTATTGGTTTGTGGCTTGATAGCGGTGAAATCATTGCAATTGCAAAAACATTAATGCCAGCTAACGAATTGGCAGTTTCTCGACGTGATCGCCAAGCTCTTAAGACTGAGCGTGTTTTATTACAAAAAAGGTAA
- the rbfA gene encoding 30S ribosome-binding factor RbfA, which produces MSASNYKRTHQVGELIQHELANVITNELKDPRVGFVTVTEVRVTGDLRNARVYVSIYGSQEQRNSSLEGLRTAAGYLKHILAQRLELRFIPELSFECDESLDRAERLETVMQAIAKGETQTPAHETTEPLAAETYRSELAIKRQSFAAERKRNNNKASNRGVKRRRRKCF; this is translated from the coding sequence GTGTCTGCATCAAATTATAAACGAACGCATCAAGTTGGCGAGCTGATACAACATGAGTTAGCCAATGTGATTACTAACGAACTTAAAGATCCCCGTGTAGGTTTTGTAACAGTGACTGAAGTTCGGGTTACCGGAGATTTGCGTAATGCGCGAGTGTATGTTTCGATTTATGGCTCACAAGAGCAGCGTAATTCTTCGCTCGAGGGTCTGCGCACTGCAGCAGGGTACCTAAAACATATTCTGGCCCAACGTTTAGAGTTGCGTTTTATTCCAGAGTTAAGCTTTGAATGTGATGAAAGTCTTGATCGCGCTGAACGACTAGAAACGGTTATGCAAGCTATTGCAAAAGGTGAAACACAAACACCCGCTCATGAAACAACAGAGCCATTAGCAGCAGAAACATATCGGAGTGAACTTGCAATTAAGCGCCAAAGCTTTGCTGCTGAGCGTAAACGCAACAACAATAAAGCCAGCAATCGTGGTGTAAAGAGACGCCGTCGTAAGTGTTTTTAA